gattCTGATTATGATCTTGTGGTGGTTGATGATGGTAACTTCTTAGAATTGATGTTGAAAACTTATGAGAAAAATCAAGTGGTTTGTGTTTGGAATTATTCTTCTCATATCATGTGGGCGCTGATTCTTTCTTCTCTCATTTAGTGTTAGGCCAAATGGAAGTGTGGTGGGCTTACAATACTGTTCTAAAGTGACTTTCTCATGGATGATTTAGACTTTGTCAATTATTCATTGTAATTGCCCGTGTTTGTTCAAAAGTCTTCTTCAGTTCTTGGGGATAATCAAAACTAAGCGTCAACTAGtatttttcccttcttttacAAGATAGCTGAAGCATCATAGTTTTCAAATTTATGTTAATTATGGAAATGAAAGTTCAatgttttacaaaaaaaaaccacGAAAAGTAGGAAGAAATAGACCTACTTGCAAACCTTCAATAATGCTGATGTCAATCTCAAAATAAGACTAATGCTGACTACAATATATTGGAAAGaaaattgtgagatgaagatattTTTCTTGGACATTTTAAGATTTGGGGTCACCTAACCTACTTAGAATATGACATGCTTATATTATTGTTGCTGCTGTTGTCATTTATCTTCATCTAACTTCATGTGAATTGCTTAGTTATTATTATCAAGAAACTGCCTTTCTCATCATATTTGCGCATTGATCAACCTGTCCTGTTGTGATTTGCAGGAAATGGGGATTTGAGAAGCTTGTATATAGAGACGTGAAGAGAGGCATAAGAAGGGATCGCAAATATGCAGTTCAACCTCGAAGTGTCTTTGCCACTGGAGTGCACATGTCACAGAACGTAGATGGCAGGACAGCACACCGAATAGAGAGCAAAATCAAGTATTACCATTACCATGGAACCATTGCACAAAGGCGTGAGCCATGTCGAAACCTGTTGAATGTGACACAGTTAGAATTTGAAAAAATCCCTTATGTTCTGGACACCACATTGAGGGACATTGCTTTGGGTGTCAAGAAATTTGAGCTCAAAATGATTGGCACTAGATTACAGAATACCCGGCAATGACTCCAAGCCACTCCGGCCTCACACTCATCTTTTTTCTCCTAATTTTTTCTCTGAAGTTGACAGGGTAGCGGGTACATTTGGgttcttctttttgtatgatagtttttctttttttatgagtATAGATACAGGTGGTATATATTATATGATGATGCTCTAAGAGACATATGGGAGGTGTTGCATTCTttgtctatacatatatacatatatatattttttcatgtaGCATTGAAGTTGAtagctttatttttttgtttataactATAATAAAGAGGATAAGAGTAATAATTTGTTTGATTCCCCTGGCGGTATGTAGACCCACCATTGCTACCAACCAGTGGGAGGGGTCCAATGTGCTTGGTTTGCTTTGCTATTCaacctttttctctctttctctctctctctttttgattttgtcTCTTAATCATGAATGTGTGTGTATGAGTGTATCTATGCTTTTGGTTGAAGAGTTTGTGTAGAGTTTTGTACAAGTATTTTTCGTTAAAGGAAAGTCACAGGCTGTTCTCCGCTGTTCCCTCTCTTTGACAAGTCCAAAAGGCCATGTGGGGGGTATCATGGTGGTGGCTTTCTATGGTATCTCATTTTGTAACTAATCCATCATTGAAGGGAAGAATAATCAGATTTTGCGCTGAGGAAATGTATCTATCTCATAAGCAAAATTTGGCATGCCATGTTTGGTGGAAAAATTATTGTTTAGGTACACATGTGAAGACATGAATGATGATTGGGAAAACTTCCTTAATCCACAGAgattttacatgtcatttttgaatATGGTAATTTTGTCAAAGATGGAAGCTTTGGCAATCCGTGTTGATTTTAGAAAGGTTTGGGGTCACATGGAGGGATGGAACAAGTCTAAATTGATACAAGTCCAGCCATGTAATTTGTTGTCTTGTATTATTTTGCTAATAACAACACATTGTGACTCACTGGTCATTGTACAGAAGTAGTGACATGTTCAAGAGAGAATGGCTTGACAggccattattttttttttttttttacttttcaaattctttAATGATAAATATTTCATCATAAGGAAAGGTGTGGGGAAACATCACATTAAAGACGTGGAGGAGGAATTTTAGATGTTCTGGCCCTTCCGGGTCCATTTGGGTAAGGTATCATTAGGGGAGAGAGAGATTCCTTCTAGAattctatattttattaaattgtattattaactttttttaaaaaaaatttagaacgACATCATCTTGTTTGGATGTAAGATACCGGTCTAAATTCAAACCATCAAATCCATGCACATATAAATCTCTCACTGAAGAGACTGGATAAATAGGGTCAAAGCATAGTGCGTCTGTGCGTagtcacaaaaatattattctcaataaaaatcaaacttacTTAGTACCTCCCAGTATATCAAGGGTATTATCAACTCTTTCTCATATGAACTCAAATAAGATAAGAAAGTGTTAATGGTATTTGTTAACAAAGTGTTTTGACATAAGACTAAACCCAAAACtcttcatgaatcatgatacAAAGGACATGTCATTTTCAGCTCTGAATAATCACCCTATCAAGACCTGAGGTTCATTGGATGATTGGATCCTTCAAATCTGGGCAAATGCAGCCCAGTAATGGACTTGGGCCTATAACTTGAAATCTGAGTGCACCATGAAGGCCCAAACCCAACCCAGCACTTCCACAATGGGCTGTTCCTTCACCAGCAGCCCAGGAAAGGAAGGTCTGAGTTCGGGCCAAATGGCCAGCAGGGCCCAGCACAAGAACACCGGGACCACACAGACGAACACCACGATCAACTCAAGAGGAGAATTCCTGGCCCGAACCAGAGAGATCAGAGTATGGAACTGGAAGTAACATTTAGAAAACTTTGAACACATTTCTGACTTCTCTAATCATCTCCAAAAATGTAACTCGTACTTGGTACTACTTTCCAGAAGAAGGGGCCAATACCCATTTAGTCatgcccccccccccctctcaaCATTGCACCAAAGGAATGTCCCCTGAAGGAAGACATGAAAATagaacaacaaaaactcaacaGTCACAGAACAGCTTGAATCAAAAGTGAAAAAATGCTGATCCAGTATCAATGCCCTAAATAGGAACAATGCAATGGTTTATGCACTCTGTGCTTGTAGAAAGGCATTGAAGTCCTCTCTTGCCTTGCGCAAGCGTGGGGTAATGCAAGAAGCTGGTGAGGCAGGGTTTGAAGTTGGAGATGATGGTGAAAACCGAACATGGCGAGAGGATTCATGGGATTTTCTGGCAGTTTCTCTGGTTGAACCATGCTTGAGAGCCCCTCTGCGATCCTTGTTGAAGATGAAAGCTGCAGTGACTGGTGAATGTGCATCATTCGCGCTACTCTGAATCAACTCAAGTGGCAGATCAAAGTATAGATTCGTCGAGTCTCCATCTTCATCATGTATAGCTGAGGAAGCCCAGGATCCACATTCAAATTTTTCCAAGGAAACTGTCCTGGATATCACATTTTCCATCTCTGGTCCTACCTTTCTTGTTCTCACTGGCTTTCCCTTGCCAAAACCTGGGAGGTACAGACAAAGGGCACCGCATTTAAATTCATCATCCTGATGCTGAATGTTCTTACCACTCTTGTGAATAACTTTCCTGGTCTCGGACCTCTCAGTTTTGTTGAAGCTTTCATGATGCCTGTTGTTGTCATGCTTGGTAGCATTTGGTTTACTGAACCAGAGATCAAATTCATCAGATGGTTCACAAGCTTTTCCTTCAGCACAAGATCGACTCCTCTGTAAATTGATTACCTGTTGCACCGAATGTGCGGATGAGCGCTGATGAGCAAGGAGATCGATTTTTTGGGAAGATTCTTGGTCTTCGTttctccatttcttcttcaaatgATTCAAACTGAATCGTGGGGACGAGGAGGCTGAGGTGGGGAGACTGCAGCTAACGAACCTAGGATTTGCAGGCAGCAGAGGTGGTGGAGAGTTTCGGGCCGTAACTATAGGCGGCATCAATATATCAAAGCTAGCTTGTCTCAGCGATGATTCTCTCAGCGATATAGGATCAACCCGAATCTGCTTCTCCTTTTGCAGGCTGTCCTTTTTGATCAAGATTTTAGGATCTCCGGTCACCAAAAACTGAAGCTCATGGAGATGCTCCTCAGCTGTATAGACATCAACTCCAGCTTGGGTTTTGTTGTTTGTGGTGGCAAATAAATCTGAGTCTGGAATCACCATGGTGTTCCAATAGTTTGAAATGCTGATGACAAAGAATCGAAATTGTGAGATACTTATAAGGGAAACCAACATGAGAATATTGGACGTGGACAGCATGTCTCATGTCTCTTAGTAGTGATATCCATGTCTAACTGCTTTGCTCAATATAGAAAAATGGGCACACCAATATAATAAAAGATTCTTAATAAAAAAACTTATACCTGCAATCCAATCTGGAACCATATGCTCACATTCCATCCATGCAATAGCTGACTTTTTAACAAAGATGATAATAAACAACTCATTTGATCATAAACAGAACCTGATCTCCCAATCATTTATGGACAAATGCCTGTCCTTACACACGAGACAAGAGACAAGAGACCAAGACCGATGTGCTTgcatcaatgaaaaatataaagGCAAACATGCATGAGCAGAACAATTTAAGCTCCAATGCTCAATTTCCTCCCATAAGGTGAAAGAAACAAAGATCAGGAATTTTCTAGTCTGACTTAGAAGACTGTAATTAGGAAgaggaaatgaaaaataactaaTTACAGTGCAAACACTGTTCACAGAAGTTATTCATCTATAATTCATGCAATAGAGATAGTGTGACAATATTATTggaatatacaaatacaaagtgATTGACATCATATTTGAGGTTGAATTGTATAATTAATACAAAAGCCTTCCTAGTTCCTACTGGAGAGAGTTATAGAATAATATTAATACAACTGAAATACCGATAATGACTGGAAAAGCGGTGACCAAGTACAGTGCTCCATAACCCTGCAAATAAATAGTTTCCTTTGTCATAATCCCAAAGATTAGCTTACACAGAAAATTTATGACTTCAAACAATGAGTCGTACTGGCAGCCTTCAAAAATATGTGCACTtcaatcaattttcaatttctgcAACCAATTTTAAGTAGCATCATTGACTTTTGTGCAGTCCTCAAATGAATAGATTTCAAGGAGAATGAAGGCATAAAAACTAATGAAATTTGTTATGCACTTATGCTAGTCACCAGTGAGTCActtattaaaaacaaaaacgaaaaacaCTGTTACCATCTTGTTtagttataaatttttttaaaaataattagcaGTAGATATATTTTGAAGCTGAATATTGTCTTAACATGTGTGAAACCATAACTGCAGTATCCTCATGACAAAGAGCCAATTAATccgaaagcaaaagaaaacacaaattgCATTATCCCAAATAAAGAACAAACCACAATGGGAGGCACTTCTGTCTCATCGTCGGCATCAGCATCGTCAATTTCAGCAGCTGAATCCCAATCAACGTTGAGTCTTTTAGCAGCCACTTGAGGATCAATACCAGTGTCAGTGGCTTTTGCATATAGGGACTTCGTGCGCTTTTTCTTTTGTACTTCAACCTATTTCCCAGCCCcaaaaaaatcagaaatttaTTCATAAGAGAGCATCAAGCAAGAAAACTTAGCAACGATATGGACATATTTGTCGATTTCATCTCAGATTTTCAgtgatggagatgaagataatATGGGGTGTGCTCATGACATACTCGCATAAGAGTTGCAGCTAACGTATATTATACATATAACATTATAGAAAATACCAtgaaacaaaaacatcaaattaaAACACTTAATATCACATGAGTACAATAGTTACCACGCACTCAAGTCAAGTGAATACCTCTAAGTTGGGCCAGTTTAGCATTTCCTCAGCTAGCAATCGAAGAGCAATGCGATCTTTTGGGACTTTACCTTCATGAacctaataaattaagaatcaaAACCACAATGAAATTAGTATTTTTCTCCCATcatttaagagtgtgtttggattgagggatttggaggggaggggagggaagagaagggagtttccttccaattcacttgtttggatagtttataaaaaattgaggggagggatttgaggggatttgggaggaagatttctttaaatttttgtcaaaattctttcctcccaaaatggagtcatttgaagggaagagattactaattaagttacttataagtttaaaacctattttacccttggacataacacttaaacataaaaaataaggataaactagtaaattaaactacttttctttcatttctttttttatctatccaaacattagagaggaaaatgtattttcccttccattcccttcccttcccttccttccctttcccttcccttcccttcccttcccttcccttccccccaaatccctcaatccaaacacactctaagagaaCACATATATAAAAAGAATAACTTTCACCTTCGCCTCCTTCTAGGTTAGACAAAATGCTTCCAAAGCACAATATTTGTTTGTCAAATTGACATTATAAATTAcgtaagagaaaaaaaaaatagtatctCAGATATTCCAAGACAGGATAACCATATAGCTTGTAGATATAACTTTTCCGCTTTGTCTTGCAAAAGTTGGTTGCTTGCAATAGTAGAATATAATATGGTCCTGTGTTCTAAGTTGTCTTTAAAATAAACATTGATTTACATTAATGTCGCACGTAGAAAGACATAAAGAAGGATAAATGGGCTTACTTCCTCCAAGACAGCAGCTAAATCATCTCTGGTAGGAGCATCAGCGTCATCGATTCCAAGTAATCTCCTTCGCTCAACTTCTCTAGGGTCCTCTATAGTTATAGTCAGCTTAACCTTtcataattaaacaaaaaata
This genomic window from Tripterygium wilfordii isolate XIE 37 chromosome 9, ASM1340144v1, whole genome shotgun sequence contains:
- the LOC120006244 gene encoding uncharacterized protein LOC120006244; translation: MVIPDSDLFATTNNKTQAGVDVYTAEEHLHELQFLVTGDPKILIKKDSLQKEKQIRVDPISLRESSLRQASFDILMPPIVTARNSPPPLLPANPRFVSCSLPTSASSSPRFSLNHLKKKWRNEDQESSQKIDLLAHQRSSAHSVQQVINLQRSRSCAEGKACEPSDEFDLWFSKPNATKHDNNRHHESFNKTERSETRKVIHKSGKNIQHQDDEFKCGALCLYLPGFGKGKPVRTRKVGPEMENVISRTVSLEKFECGSWASSAIHDEDGDSTNLYFDLPLELIQSSANDAHSPVTAAFIFNKDRRGALKHGSTRETARKSHESSRHVRFSPSSPTSNPASPASCITPRLRKAREDFNAFLQAQSA
- the LOC120006246 gene encoding ycf3-interacting protein 1, chloroplastic; the encoded protein is MMALQLFQVPLAPSSKPKCIDYPNIRSSNFYHQHTPFLGLNLWSRRSNGVRSRGFELAAVDKNELLFGASPDKSVQDPNAQEEEDDEQEEEEEDAPPPTPQDLEYVREIRRVLELLKKNRDMIFSEVKLTITIEDPREVERRRLLGIDDADAPTRDDLAAVLEEVHEGKVPKDRIALRLLAEEMLNWPNLEVEVQKKKRTKSLYAKATDTGIDPQVAAKRLNVDWDSAAEIDDADADDETEVPPIVGYGALYLVTAFPVIIGISVVLILFYNSLQ